A region of the Aethina tumida isolate Nest 87 chromosome 3, icAetTumi1.1, whole genome shotgun sequence genome:
TCACGTTTTCTCCAGCCATAAACGGTAACACACTTATGTCGTTGGGTTTGAAGCCTTTGGTGGAGCATAAGTCAATTACCACGTTGGCTATGTTTTTGTCGATGCCACCTTCGGTTTGCAACCAGTAAATTGGGGGGCCGATTATGTCGTGGCCGATTTCTATGTTGGGAATTTTGATGTTGGCTAACAAAGAGGGAGGTAACATCGGCATTGGTTTGCTGTAGAACTTTTTGAACACGTTGAAAATGTAACCGGTTGTGCGCATCACTTTGCTGAGGATTATTGACGGAGTTTTCAACATTTCAGGCGAGTGTTTAGGTAGAAATAATGAGGCTTGATTGGTGTCCACCATAAACCACATGTCGCCCCAGAATATATTACTGTGCTGTCTTATCATGCTTTTCATGTCGAGGTCGTCTCttagatttgaaaatttacaattcattTCTTTGCAGTTACCGTCGTGGTAACATTTGTACACAGCCGtcaaagtatttattatcACCTGATGATCAAATGCCAAACATAAAGCCTCAGTCTCGTCCATGAATATGTGCTTGTATTTGTTTACGTTGTTTTGCAGAAAATCGTCCATAGAAATGTAGAAACGAGTGGtatcaacaaattttttcagtcCCAGTTTCTCGAGTTTGATGTCAGTGTCGAATCTGAAATCGTACTTTTATTGTTTGATCGATTGATATGTATGGTGTTTTACCTAATTCCGGGCCAGTAGAAAATCACCAAAGCCCTGTTCTCCTCATTAAGTCTGCCAGTAAAGTACAACTCttctagtttctttaaaacCAGGAGAGTCTTTCCCGTTCCTGCAGCTCCGTGAACCACAAGAGGTCCTGCTTCTTGTGCGTTGCATTCCTTGTGTTTGAGCAGTTGCAGTTGTTCCTGCGTGAGCAATGCGATCATGTCCTCGTGAATTTCATTAACGAAAACCCCGCAGCTTAGTATTACAAATCTGAAAcaagtaaattttgtttgaatgtggaaataaaaatgtgattaactgttttaagtaatattcaatggtaaaattaattatgtaacgTCCCATAATTATGATCATAAATTAACGTTTTACAATTTCATGAGCTATTATCAGAAAATTCCATTAGGAAACTTGTTTCGCCCGTAACTTGCCAACTATAAATATTGCATTGACCCGCGTTGACCACGTCAACGCTGAAACGTCGATAGTTTGTGCGACAGGCAGAAAAAACGCAATACCTACAATGTCTTTCACAGAAAGACATAAAGGCTTTAATAGTTGCTGTAATGATTTTTTCGAAGTAATTAATGCCTCCATATTTGTCTAGCGTCGCATGTGTAATTTTTTGCGGCTCACTTGCTGGAAACTATTATCTTAATGTACGAGCTGTAAAGATACGCAGAGGCATGTGAACAATCCGacaatcaaaattatacttacctATTGAACAGCGTTTCGAAATACTTCAGGTCCACGTCCCCTTTGCTGAAAACCGTCTCCCGAAACCACACGTTGAATTTCTGCTGGTTCGACAGCACGTCTTCGAAAACGTGCAGGTCACCGTCTTCCTTCCACCGTTTGATCACTTGCTGTTTCGGGTCTTTGGTGTACGGGCCGAGGAACGGCCACATGATGTACGTTTGGATGTTGTGCTCCTTGGAATCAACGCCGATCAGTTGTTCCAGCACTTCCAGGTGGTCGCGCAGCTGATGTTGGGCTGAgcgtttgttgttttttatcagTTTGGCGTCGGAGGTTTTCTCCAAGGCGTGTTTTGAGTTTATCTCCGTGGTGGATTTCACTTCCAAAAGGCACACGTACGTCTTTCCTGGAATGTCCCAAAGTCATTTTTTGATCTGATCTTGATATGATAGATAATGTGGAAGGGAATTGGGAGTGATAAAAAGTTCTTCTCCATGTTTCCacacaattacaattaaaaaaagagatgaaaatatcaatatgtATTCACATCTCCATGTTCACCAGTTTGCATATACAGGATGATTCccctaatttattcattagagATTTATGAAGAacggaaaaaaaatatttagtagaaattattatagcaattataactatgcttatttagttttgttttgttatttttaatggaaggTCCTGTATTTTTTAGCTGTCacaaagttattttttgatatggTCTTCGAATCTTAATGTTTGAAAGATAGATAATATGGAACAGAATTGAGAGTGATAGTTATAAGACGTTAGATTGTTTAAAGTCCTTCTCTATCTTTCTacacaatttcaattaaaaaaagataaaaatatcaatatatattcacatCTCCAAGTAAACTAGTTTACATATACAGGATGATTCACCTAACTAATTCATTAGAGGTATATGAAGAACGAAAAAAGGTATTCAGTAGacatttttatagcaattataactaCGCTTGtttcgttttgttttgttctttTCAATGGAAGGTGCTGTATTTTTTAGCTGTTCCAAAGTTATCTTTTGATATGGTCTTTGAATCTTGATGTTTGAAAGATAGATAATATGGAAGAGAATTGAGAGTGATAGTTAGAAGTCGTTCTCCCCCTTTCCacacaattacaattaaaaaaagacataaaaatatcagtATGTATTTACATCTCATTGTACACCAGATTGCATATACAGGATGATTCACTTAACTTATACATTAGAGGTTTATGAAGGAAGAAAAAAAGATATTcagtagaaatttttatagcaattataactaGGCTTGttatgttttgttattttcaatggaaggCCCTGTATTTTTTAGCTATCCCAAAGTTCTTTTTTGATATAGTCTTTGAATCTTGATGTTTGGAAGATAGATAGTATGGAAGAGAATTGAGAGTGATAGTTACAAGTTGTTTGATGGTTTAAAGTCCTTTTCTCCTTTTccatacaattacaattaaaaaaaaagagataAAACTGTCAATATGTATTCACATCTCCATGTACACCTGATTGCATATACAGGATGATTCACCTAACTTATACATTAAAGGTTTATGAAGAAAGAACAAAGGTATTCAGTAGAATTTTTTTACCAATTATAACTAGACTTGTATTCACATCAGTCAGTCAttgatggtctaactaaaatgtctgtaaagtcACCTATTTTGATGTTGGAAAGTCCATTTTTGGCATACTCTTTTACAAGGAGTTACTTTATAAAGTGTCGTTATtagtactcccaaattttCTACAGGGTGTTCTTTACATTAAATCCATTAGTCTCTTATGTATTAGTTAGGTGAATCAGCTTGTATAAGTTCTTATTTGAAGAGATGTGCTTTACCTTGTTAACAAAGTGTAATTGAATGAtcatttaacatattattgtttagtttGGGGCCAATTGTAATTAGACCCCCTCGTGTAAATCTTATCTTATCGTTGCCACATTGACCTAATTGATTTCTTGTGTCAACGCACTATTGCAGATTTGTTTCATCATTTTTTCGTACTCACCCTGATATTTGGCGAACACAACGAAATCGTGTTCGCGTATCATGAGCTTCCCGTCGCGTTGGTTGCGAAACGAGTGTCCGGCGTAAACGGCACTGTGGAAGAACGTCAGCCAAACGCCGTTCACATCCTCCCCGATTCCCTGCAGCCTTTCGAAGATCCGTTCTTCGGCGTGAATGGCCTGTTTCTCACCCGACTTCTTGAACGTTCTGGGCACGCTGTAGATCGTCGTTTCATCTCCGTTCGTCGGGAATTCCCGCTCTATGTATCTGGAATTGGAGTATGTCAGGAATGGTTGGTGCAAAGTATGCGTCCTCGTTAAATCGTCAAAAGCCAACGGAATAAAAGAACGAAGGGAAAATGTAAGATCGGATCGTGTTTAAACGGTAATTTATATGAAGAGACAGACAGCGAAGCGTTGTAAAAATCGTCTCGCAGTCAGCCTTGCATCGGTTTTAAAGATGCATTAAGATGAgaccttttaaaataacagGTTTAATgacaactattttttttcgAATCCGATGTGGCCGGAGTTCCATTGCGATTCTGTATGTGAAGCAATTACAAGATCCAGTTTGGCCTCTTCGGACTAATCAAAAAGGAGCGGACGCTCGGGTTTCGCCTTTTTTGCAACCGTTCTATACTTTTACTTCGCAAACTTATTGGACATATTTATGCAAATCCAGTTCggatggaaaataaaacgCGCTCGGGcgcatttcatatttaaaccgAACCGGTCCGGCGGATGCGagggtaattataattattaattgcgtTGAATTATGATTGTGGCGCCGATCGTCCACAAAAATACTCCGAaatctttgtttatttatcgAACCGTGAGATTTATCAGAAGTTatcgattaaattattaataatgttgatattttttaggAGTTTGTCTAGACATAAATCATAAGTTGATGATGATATATATTATGGTGATTAACTAGCTCTGGATGTGGTTGGGACTCCAATGTGACatcaacaattttgtataaacaatTGGAAAATCCGAAGAATTAATTACCCAAAGCACCGGTTATTTATTGTCAAACATTTCTGAATTTCCTTATGATTCATTGGTTATACTTCCTGCTAAAAATCTAGTGCGTTACTAAACaaatatacagggtatttCAAAactatattgatatttaaaggctaatttaaaaaaagaacttCTTAGACGTCTTTAATTTTGAGATGTGGtggtaaaattttgaataaatcatcTTTTCTCATAATAcctttttatctaaatatttttaaagaaaaatatgttacgCCACTGTTCTTTctcttaacaaaaattatttctattgttctcatattgaaattttaagggctaattttaaaaaaaacttcCTAGACGTCTTTAATTTTGAGATACAGgatgataaaattttgaataaatcatcttttcttaaaatatctcttaatctaaatatttttaaagacaaatatGATACACCACTGTTCTTTctcttaacaaaaattattattgttctcattcatttttgaataaatttgatcCCTTGATTTTTTTCTCACCGACTTATGGTTTTCGTAAGTAAAAAAGTAAGAAACAGTTCTGTTGGTCAGcacttttttgtaaaaagGTAAAAGATTTGATTGGGCGATTATGTGATTAAAAGAGGGAATTCCTAGATATGTGTATACGGAGTGATTCATTTAACTTATTCTTCCTTTTCTTAGCAAATATAacttgaactacttttctaatttatttttaataaaattttgtttcagattTCGTCGGAAGTGGCAttatctatattattattttcaatgaaacacactatatatttttgattttttatgtgtaattaaaaaacaaaatggcTAAATCTATTTTTCAGTGTATTGTAAAAAGGGTTTTAAAAGTAAGGTAAACGATTTGAATTAACGATTATGTGATTAAAAGAGGGAGTTCCTAGATATGTGTATACGGGATGATCACATAACTTATCTATTTTCTTAGCAAATATAACATGAAATActtttctgatttatttttaacaaaattttatttattttcaatgtaacacattatatatttttgattttttatatgtaattgcaTCTGTATGcatcttaaaatatcaataattttattattttcaatgtgtaaaaaattaatatatgaagtTTTTTCTTAGAATAAAATCAAGAAATcacttgtttaaatatttttccttacTTTTGATACACtctatattgtttattacctTTTTAATCTGCACATTTTTTGAAACGAATACAaatcatcattattaaaagtaaaacaaatctttaattaattaataaaaattaatgaccaTTAAATGAACATATAGAAAAAGATGGGAATTGCATTTTTTGAACAGAAATTCACATGATATTATAAATGctgaattattatcattgtgcAATAAATTCGATAAAACAATCGAatgtgtaaacaaataaaaaactcacCTGTTCAAGTAGTCTCTGACGTTGACTTCATCGTGTGacggtaaatatattttgctctCAAATTccattttgtgattttttaaacTCGATATTCACcacaaaattcattttaatcacGGGatgaaattagtaaataaatgtccATCGGCTAAAACGACGTAAATGTTGTCAGTTGTGTTGTATTGATGTTTTATCTGAGGCGTCGATAAGATAGTTTTAAGTGGACTCTCATTATGTCTCTGATAAAATAGGTgttatatattgaattgttattattataaacgttgagtattattattaaagtaggTAAACAAAAAACGCaggtttttatttgttagcaattatctgaaaattataGCGATAATTGACTGGGGTGCAGTTTCCGTTTCGTTACGACTTCCATTGTTGTTTCTTGTAAAACTGgtagatataaataaactacgaACGAATGGCAAGAGTGTTAATTGGTCTCGTGGATATAATTATAGtccgttttaattaattgcccatacatatttttagcaTTACCTACGTTACTTATGAATCAGGGCAAAAACGATAACGcaattgaacaaataaataaaaattagattagttTTTTTACCTTAAAGTTTGCGAAGCGTAAAAATGGGAGGAATGCACGTACACACACACGCGGAATTCGTAAACACTGAAATTATTTGTCGTTGCCGTTCCCGTGGTAAGACAATATAAAACCTGAGGACGGGGAaacacaacataaaaatatttatttaaattgcatcatgaatattaaaaccagTCGGTGGTTACGATCGGCGTTGGAAGTTTGGCGAGATCCTAAAATCCCACAAACAAACCTCTCAAGGTTTTCAACGTGCTAATTCAGTTTTATTCGATCTTCCATGCACGTGATGTGCGTCTTTTGGTTTTTGGTTTATTCGCATGGCAGTTCAGTTCAGTTCAGTTGATTGATTGAGTTGATAATTTGCCTccaaaatgattattattggtAACTTACAAGATAATATGAATTATGTTTGGAAATTATCATGTTAGaacaatgattattattaattaaattaatatgtttatggtGAATACACGATACGGCTAATAAATGTgcaattttagataatttgacGTGacgaattaattttgttcactATATGTggtctattaatgtaataatcatTACTCACTTTTAACCTTGATTTTAAGTTATCAATGGACTGGATTTCCtagatttctttttttaagattaaattgagataataaaatttaagttgagataattaatttttaaagtcttcgatttttaaatgttatggatgaattaattaatttataatttattcagattttaatgacaagaaattatttatcattttgttttttgtcctattaaaaaaacagaaacagaaattaatctttaataaaagcttttatcacatttttttatattatttatttttaaaaaattaggagaaacaatacaatttcaaagtgtcctgaaattttatatttttattggaattaaagaaaaacaaatttctaaGATTCcagaaattttacatttatattggaattaaaaaaaaaaaataaatttaaattaatttaaaatgattgaatATTATTCTTCAAtgaactagattttaaaattattttccaaatttctttattgagataaaattgagaaaatttatatttaaatatttaattttacaagtttaaattaattaaattatactttattcaaaaattatctaCGATTTTATTTCTCGacaattgttttaaagaaatattattaaaagaaattatttttcttcttacaagaaaaaactatagttttaaatccttcaattttttatgttaattttcaaaaatattgttttatattatttatctttaaaaaattaggaaaaacaataaaattttaaagagtccagaaattttatgtttttattgaaattaaaaaaaaacaaatttcaaagttatttacaattgttttaaagaaacattaat
Encoded here:
- the LOC109600983 gene encoding uncharacterized protein LOC109600983, which codes for MEFESKIYLPSHDEVNVRDYLNRYIEREFPTNGDETTIYSVPRTFKKSGEKQAIHAEERIFERLQGIGEDVNGVWLTFFHSAVYAGHSFRNQRDGKLMIREHDFVVFAKYQGKTYVCLLEVKSTTEINSKHALEKTSDAKLIKNNKRSAQHQLRDHLEVLEQLIGVDSKEHNIQTYIMWPFLGPYTKDPKQQVIKRWKEDGDLHVFEDVLSNQQKFNVWFRETVFSKGDVDLKYFETLFNRFVILSCGVFVNEIHEDMIALLTQEQLQLLKHKECNAQEAGPLVVHGAAGTGKTLLVLKKLEELYFTGRLNEENRALVIFYWPGIRFDTDIKLEKLGLKKFVDTTRFYISMDDFLQNNVNKYKHIFMDETEALCLAFDHQVIINTLTAVYKCYHDGNCKEMNCKFSNLRDDLDMKSMIRQHSNIFWGDMWFMVDTNQASLFLPKHSPEMLKTPSIILSKVMRTTGYIFNVFKKFYSKPMPMLPPSLLANIKIPNIEIGHDIIGPPIYWLQTEGGIDKNIANVVIDLCSTKGFKPNDISVLPFMAGENVTPARINEHIDKHFVENGYRPNAVQDIEYFIQRKEPNDFLVIWPLRVKGLEFKVVIMPIDDEDFDAKDAEDLKKAYIIASRCTCLLIIISNQEIRNDMQLNNMSKTYPFHLKLSQENSFLNSSIKAI